The proteins below are encoded in one region of Asticcacaulis excentricus CB 48:
- the cysG gene encoding siroheme synthase CysG, giving the protein MLALPLSWPLEGRRVVLIGTGDWLARKLTLLRRTPAVLGVYTPDDEATYEGVVPERRWPTVEDLSDATFVIVAFEDRALAEQGAALVRAAHKPLNVVDNPDLGDFHVPAIIDRGPLSIGVATGGTAPVLARETRRRIEAAVPPSEAQLAEFAVRLSPHLRALLPQVDDRRRFWETVLDSDAARLAREGRIDQAVEIALAAARNPQPRQGVVHLVGAGPGDPELLTLKALRLLSEADVIVYDRLVGDGIMDLARRDAERFYVGKARSNHSVPQDQIHSLLVEQARLGKRVVRLKGGDPFVFGRGGEEVEALKAAGIEVHITPGITAALGCAASTAVPLTHRDHAQSVSFITGHAKDGDFEHNPLALDWDRLAAHHHTLVVYMGIHTAQTISEKLTQHGRAPDTPVLVVENGTRPNEVRRLTCLSDLPETLRADPPKGPALLIIGEVAALYQPTAAHPAVAEPARIA; this is encoded by the coding sequence ATGCTCGCACTGCCGCTCTCCTGGCCGCTCGAAGGCCGGCGCGTCGTCCTGATCGGGACGGGCGACTGGCTTGCGCGCAAGCTGACCCTACTGCGGCGTACCCCGGCGGTCTTAGGCGTCTATACGCCGGACGATGAGGCGACCTATGAGGGCGTGGTGCCCGAGCGCCGCTGGCCCACGGTCGAAGATCTCAGCGACGCCACCTTTGTCATCGTGGCGTTTGAGGATCGCGCGCTGGCCGAACAGGGGGCGGCACTGGTGCGCGCGGCACATAAACCGCTCAATGTCGTCGATAATCCGGATCTCGGCGACTTCCACGTCCCAGCCATTATCGATCGTGGTCCCCTGTCAATCGGGGTGGCCACCGGCGGCACCGCTCCCGTCCTGGCGCGGGAGACCCGCCGCCGCATCGAGGCGGCGGTGCCGCCGTCGGAGGCGCAACTGGCGGAATTTGCCGTGCGTCTCAGCCCGCACCTGCGCGCCCTGCTGCCCCAGGTCGATGACCGTCGCCGCTTCTGGGAAACCGTGCTGGACTCCGACGCCGCGCGTCTGGCGCGCGAAGGCCGCATTGATCAGGCGGTCGAAATCGCCCTTGCGGCCGCACGTAACCCGCAACCGCGTCAGGGCGTTGTGCATCTGGTAGGGGCTGGGCCGGGCGATCCGGAGCTTTTGACGCTGAAGGCGCTGCGCCTCCTTAGCGAGGCCGATGTCATCGTTTATGACCGGCTGGTCGGCGATGGCATTATGGACCTGGCGCGACGCGACGCCGAGCGCTTCTATGTGGGCAAGGCGCGCTCCAACCATTCGGTGCCGCAGGATCAGATCCACAGCCTGCTGGTCGAACAGGCGCGTCTGGGCAAGCGCGTCGTGCGGCTCAAAGGGGGCGATCCGTTCGTCTTCGGGCGCGGTGGCGAAGAAGTCGAAGCGCTGAAAGCGGCGGGTATTGAAGTCCACATCACGCCGGGCATTACGGCGGCGCTGGGCTGCGCGGCTTCAACGGCTGTGCCCCTGACGCACCGCGATCATGCGCAGAGCGTCAGCTTTATCACCGGGCACGCTAAGGACGGAGATTTCGAGCACAATCCACTGGCGCTCGACTGGGACCGGCTGGCGGCGCATCACCACACGCTGGTCGTCTATATGGGCATCCACACCGCCCAGACGATTTCTGAAAAGCTGACCCAGCATGGGCGCGCGCCCGATACGCCGGTTCTGGTGGTCGAAAACGGCACCCGGCCCAACGAGGTTCGCAGACTGACCTGTCTGTCTGATTTACCGGAAACCCTGCGCGCCGACCCGCCCAAGGGCCCGGCCCTGCTCATTATCGGCGAAGTCGCCGCTCTTTATCAGCCGACGGCCGCGCACCCCGCCGTCGCCGAACCTGCGAGGATTGCATGA
- a CDS encoding DUF2849 domain-containing protein — MKLLTANRLTDGLVLWYAGGPDLSGWTEDAALATRLEDEVAAALLEEWKARETDVVAPYLVPLIDENTLVKREYVREHVRANGPTAGQTAFDTARQHQRGEVF, encoded by the coding sequence ATGAAACTCCTGACCGCCAATCGCCTGACCGATGGTCTGGTGCTGTGGTACGCCGGAGGCCCGGACCTGTCGGGCTGGACCGAAGACGCGGCGCTGGCCACCCGCCTTGAGGACGAGGTGGCGGCCGCGCTGCTGGAAGAATGGAAGGCGCGCGAAACCGATGTGGTCGCGCCCTACCTTGTGCCACTCATTGATGAGAATACCCTGGTCAAGCGCGAATATGTGCGTGAGCACGTACGCGCAAATGGCCCTACCGCGGGTCAGACCGCCTTCGACACCGCCCGTCAGCACCAGCGCGGAGAGGTTTTCTAA